The sequence below is a genomic window from Opitutia bacterium.
CGGACGGCCGAACATCAGCTTCCCGCGCTCGATCGCGACGGTGGAGTAGACCTCCGCCATTCCTTCGTTGAACCACACGGGCGGATTTTCCTCCGCCACGCGGAAGAGATGGTGCACGAATTCGTGCCGCACGACCAGCGGCGAGCTCTCTTCGTTGTCGGGCGGTGTGAGCAGGATCGTCGTGCGATCGGCCTGAGCGAGGTGCAGCCCGCGCAGGCGATTCGCGCGATTCACCGTCGTCGGCAGGCACGCTTGGAAATCCCTTTCACCGGCGAAGAGAAAGACCGTCACGGGGATCGGGCGATGCTCGCGCAGGTGAACCTGTTCGAGGAAGAACGCGCGGAGCAATTCGAGATCGCTCAACGTGTCCACGGCGCGCCACGCGCTGTCGTTGGTGTAGAGTTCGAAATGCGACGAGCGATGGAGCCGCCAACGCGATTTCTCGCCCGGAAAGCCACTTTCGGCGGCCGGGAGCGAGGACGGCAGGAGGAGCGCCGCCAGCCCGAGCAGCACGCCGCGAAGACAAGAACGTAGATTGCCCATTTTGAATGGGCCCGCGTCCGCACAATGGCTCGCGCGGCAAAAGCCCGGCAAACAAAAAGCCCGGCGCGGTGAGGCGCCGGGCGGAAGATTCAACACGCCAGAGTGCGCGGGGTCGCTCAGGCTTGATCGAAGCCGACGGCCTTCGCGACTTCGTCGTAAACGATGCGGCCGCCGCGAGTATTCACGCCCTTGGCGAGGCCCTTGTGCTCGTTCAGCGCGCGCTCGACGCCCTTCTGGACGATCATCGCGACGTAGGGCTCGGTGGCTTGCGTGAGACCGAGCGTCGAGGTGCGGCCGACGAGCGCCGGCATGTTCGGCACGGCGTAGTGGTTGACGCCGAACTCCTGGTAGGTCGGCTTCTCGTGCGAGGTGTATTTGATGCCCTCGATGCAGCCGCCCTGGTCGATCGCGATGTCGACGATCACCGAGCCGGGGCGCATGTTCTTCACCATCTTCTTGGTGACGACGATCGGAGCCTTGGCGGCCGGGATGAGCACCGCGCCGATCACGAGATCAGCCGAAGCGACTTCGGCTTCCACGTTGGCGGGGTTGGAAACGAGCGTGACGACCTTGCCACGGTATTCCTGGTCCATGACCTCGAGCTTGCGCGTGTCGAGATCGAGCACCGTGACGCGCGCGCCCATACCGGCGGCCATGCGGACGGCGTGCGCGCCGGAGTTGCCCGCGCCGACCACGACGACGTGGCCGGGCATCGTGCCGGGGATGCCGCCGAGCAGCACGCCCGAGCCGCCGACCTGCGATTGAAGGAAATACGCGCCGACCTGAATCGAGAGACGGCCGGCGATGTGCGACATCGGCTTGAGCAGCGGGAATTGTCCGTCGCCGCCCTCGACGGTCTCGTAAGCGATGCCGAGAACGCCCTTTTTGCAGAGCTGCTTCGCCAGCGCCGGGCCGGCGGCGAGATGCAGGTAGGTGAAGATCGTCTGGCCCTGCTGCATGAGGTCGAACTCGGCCTCGAGCGGCTCCTTCACCTTGAGAATCATGTCGGCGCTCTTCCAGACCTTGGCCGCGGAAGTCGCGAAGGTCGCGCCAGCGGCCTTGTATTCATCGTCGGTGAAACCGGCCGTCAGGCCCGCGTTCTTTTCCATGATGACCTTCGCGCCGAGCGAGGTGACGCGGCGGCAAAGGCTGGGGGTCATCGAAACACGTTTCTCACCGATCTTAATTTCTTTGGGGACACCGATAATCATGCGAACCGGGATACCGCGCGCCGCCGCCAAGACAAGAGCGCAACCCTCGTCTGGGCCGATAGTGGGAGGTCTTTCCTCGCCGCAGCAGCGCCTAATTCTCGACAAACTGCGCCGCCAAACCGATGACTTGGTCCCTCCGCCCATGGACCGCCCGCTCGCCCCCAGCCTCGCGCTCCTTACCGGCAGTCTCCTGCTGCTCGCGTGGAGCCTGCATCTGCGGCGGCGGCATCGCCTGCTCCGGGACTTGCCCACGACGAAGACCCAGGGCGTCTTCATCGGTCTCGTCGAACTCAAGGGGACGGCGGAGGCGGAAGAACCGCTCCGCAGCTTCCTCGCCGAGGCTCCTTGTGTGCGCTACGGCTACACCGTCGAGGAGCGCTGGTCGCGGACCGTCGTCGAGCACTACACCGACAAAGACGGCAAGCCGCAGACGCGCACGCGCCACGAAAGCGGCTGGTCGACCGTCGCGAGCGGCGGCGAGACAATCCCATTTTACCTGCGGGACGACACGGGCGTCGTCCTGATCCGCCCCGACGGCGCGCGAATCGAAACCTGTCCCCTGTTTTCGGAGACCGTGTCCCGCGGCGACGCCCTCTACTATGCGAAAGGACCGCCCGGAGCGGTCTCGGACTCCGACCACGTGCGTCGCTTCTCCGAATCAGGGATCCCGCTCCACGCGAGTCTCTACATCGTCGGCCGCGCACGCGAACGCGCGGACATCGTCGCAGCGGAGATCGCGCACGACCGTGACGCGCCGCTCTTTCTCATCAGTTGCCGGAGCGAGGAGCGCGTGCTCGCCAACTACGCGCTCGGCTCCTGGGCCACGTGGCTCTTCGGCCTGGCCGCGTCGGTAGGTGCCGGCGCGTTGCTCGCGCCGGATGTCATGCCGGCAACGCCGTGGGTGCCGGCCGCGCTGGGCGCCGCGCTATTCCTGTCGCTGTGGGGAGCAACCTGGGTTTGGGTCGTGTTTAACAGCCTGGTCGGATTGCGCGAAAGGGTTCGCCAAAGCTGGTCGCTGATCGAGGTGGAGCTCAAACGCCGCCACGATTTGATCCCGGCGCTGGTGCGGGTGCTCGATGGCCTGCGCACGCACGAGCAGTCGTTGCAGTCCGCTCTGGCGCTCCTGCGCGCGCAGCAGACCGCCACGGCGCCCGGTGTGGCCGGACCAGAATTCGGCGGATTGGCGGCAACATTGCGCGCGGTCGTGGAAAAGTATCCGGAGCTGAAGACGCAGTCCGAATTCGCGCGGCTTCAAACCGAGCTCGTAGCCACCGAGCAGCGCGTCGCGCTCGCGCGCACCTACTACAACGACACCGCGACGCATTTCGCCACACGTTTGGAGCAGGTGCCCGATCGCTGGGTGGCGCGCCTCGGACGGATGCAACCCGCGCCCTTGCTCGCCGCGAGCGACTTCGAACGCGCCGCGGTGCACGTCCGCCTCGCCGACAGCGCCTGAAATTCCATGCCGAAACCGATCAACCTCATCGTTGCCTGCGCCAAGAACCGCGTGATCGGTCGCGACCGGCGCTTGCCGTTCGATATTCCCGAGGACAAGGCGTGGTTCCACGACAAGACCGCCGGCACGACGGTGGTGCTGGGTCGCATTTGCTACGAAACCTGGCCACGCGTGCGGCAGGACGGTCGCGTGCCGGTCGTGATCACTTCGAGCGCCACGGTGGCGGCGCCGGGCGTGCACGTCGCGCGCGACGTGACGACGGCGCTAGCGATCGCGCAAACGCTCCCGGGTGAAATCATGGTCTGCGGCGGCCAGCGCATCTACGAGGAAACGTTGCCGATCTGCGATCGACTGTTGCTCACACTCGTGCACGCCGACGTGCCGGGTGATACGTTCTTCCCCGAGTGGCGCCACCTCGCCTGGCGCGAGACATGGCGCAAGGAAAGCGCCGACGCAAACTACCGCTACACGTTCAGCGTCCTCGAACGCGCGCGTTAGCTGGCGACGTGATTGTCTGGCGCGGTCGTGTCGACGTGGAACAGACAGTAGGCCGGGCAGAAC
It includes:
- the ald gene encoding alanine dehydrogenase, which gives rise to MIIGVPKEIKIGEKRVSMTPSLCRRVTSLGAKVIMEKNAGLTAGFTDDEYKAAGATFATSAAKVWKSADMILKVKEPLEAEFDLMQQGQTIFTYLHLAAGPALAKQLCKKGVLGIAYETVEGGDGQFPLLKPMSHIAGRLSIQVGAYFLQSQVGGSGVLLGGIPGTMPGHVVVVGAGNSGAHAVRMAAGMGARVTVLDLDTRKLEVMDQEYRGKVVTLVSNPANVEAEVASADLVIGAVLIPAAKAPIVVTKKMVKNMRPGSVIVDIAIDQGGCIEGIKYTSHEKPTYQEFGVNHYAVPNMPALVGRTSTLGLTQATEPYVAMIVQKGVERALNEHKGLAKGVNTRGGRIVYDEVAKAVGFDQA
- a CDS encoding LemA family protein, encoding MDRPLAPSLALLTGSLLLLAWSLHLRRRHRLLRDLPTTKTQGVFIGLVELKGTAEAEEPLRSFLAEAPCVRYGYTVEERWSRTVVEHYTDKDGKPQTRTRHESGWSTVASGGETIPFYLRDDTGVVLIRPDGARIETCPLFSETVSRGDALYYAKGPPGAVSDSDHVRRFSESGIPLHASLYIVGRARERADIVAAEIAHDRDAPLFLISCRSEERVLANYALGSWATWLFGLAASVGAGALLAPDVMPATPWVPAALGAALFLSLWGATWVWVVFNSLVGLRERVRQSWSLIEVELKRRHDLIPALVRVLDGLRTHEQSLQSALALLRAQQTATAPGVAGPEFGGLAATLRAVVEKYPELKTQSEFARLQTELVATEQRVALARTYYNDTATHFATRLEQVPDRWVARLGRMQPAPLLAASDFERAAVHVRLADSA
- a CDS encoding dihydrofolate reductase, encoding MPKPINLIVACAKNRVIGRDRRLPFDIPEDKAWFHDKTAGTTVVLGRICYETWPRVRQDGRVPVVITSSATVAAPGVHVARDVTTALAIAQTLPGEIMVCGGQRIYEETLPICDRLLLTLVHADVPGDTFFPEWRHLAWRETWRKESADANYRYTFSVLERAR